Proteins encoded together in one Euzebya rosea window:
- a CDS encoding helix-turn-helix domain-containing protein, producing the protein MTDDLDAPLDERVRNRIRLLRTERNLTLQQVAAAAHLDVSTLSRLESGKRRLAIDHLPGLAGALGVTVDELLGPTVRPDPRVQRDPIVGAGMTMWPLTHYGTATGLQAFRCVIDAERSTPPDPLPVHEGRDWIYVLSGRLWLLLGEDDLTIVPGEAVEFSTLTPHWFGTRAGMVEIIGIFGSHGERVHLSH; encoded by the coding sequence ATGACCGACGACCTCGACGCCCCGCTGGACGAGCGCGTTCGCAACCGCATCCGACTGCTGCGCACCGAACGGAACCTGACGCTGCAGCAGGTCGCCGCCGCCGCCCACCTCGACGTGTCCACCCTCAGCCGTCTCGAGTCCGGCAAGCGCCGCCTGGCCATCGACCACCTCCCCGGGCTGGCAGGCGCCCTCGGGGTGACCGTCGACGAGCTGCTGGGGCCGACGGTCCGCCCCGACCCCCGGGTCCAGCGCGATCCGATCGTCGGCGCCGGGATGACGATGTGGCCGTTGACCCACTACGGCACGGCAACGGGCCTGCAGGCCTTTCGCTGCGTCATCGACGCCGAACGCAGCACACCCCCCGACCCGCTGCCCGTGCACGAGGGACGGGACTGGATCTACGTCCTGAGCGGCCGGCTGTGGCTGCTGCTGGGCGAGGACGACCTGACGATCGTCCCCGGCGAGGCGGTCGAGTTCAGCACCCTGACCCCGCACTGGTTCGGCACCCGCGCCGGGATGGTCGAGATCATCGGGATCTTCGGCTCACACGGGGAACGCGTGCACCTGTCCCACTGA